TTCATGAAATGTTCACTGTGTCATTAGCTTCGCCGGAAATAGCTAAAAACAGTTTTAAGGTAATGATTGAATGCCTTGATGAGCAAAAGTAAAACAGGAACAGCCtgtatatcaacaacaacagcctgtaaattcccactgctgggctaaaggcctcctctccctttgaggagaaggtttggaacatattccaaaacgctgttccaatgcgggttggtggaatacacgtgtggcagaatttctatgaaatttgtcacatgtaggtttcctcacgatgttttccttcaccgctgagcatgagatgaattataaagacaaattaagcacatgaatcagcggtgcttgcctgggtttgaacccgcaatcatcggttaagatgcgcgctttcttacctctgggccatctcgatacTTCATGTCATGTATATCATACATGGCTTAGTAAAGGCGAATTAAAGTAGATTTGTTTTCTCTGAGCTGCTTGTGTATtgattaattcataaaatttgaTCGATTTTCATAAGGACAGGATTCTTCAAAATGTTTCCTTTTATCGACGATGAGAAATTTGTTAGGAATtttaatcatcagttaagactCCCGTGTTCGATCAAATGGGTCAAATGGAAATATTCTTTTAGGTTATgttgtctttaaaaaaaaattgagtttttCTCTAAAACTTTCAGAATCCTGTGAGGAATTTAAATCAATTGACGCTCATTAATCCTGAACAAGAGGAAAAAGATATAATTTGTACAGCTTTTATGTATTACACGCAATTAAAAAGGGCAGAAGCTGAAACGTAAGTTTATCAATACTTAAGAATGACTGATGAAGACTTCAGTGtgtttaaagttatttgtttcGAATGGGTCGCAGCGTGAAGttatctatactgatattaaaaatgccAGATTAAACTGTATGACGGTCTGTCTGTTGCGCTTTCACGGCCGAACTCCTGAACCGATTTGGATGAAATATGGTATTGAAGGTAGCAAGCTTAAACCCCACGAAGGttagttattctacagccaaaagacagtactcagtattgttgtgttccggtttgaagggtgagtgagccagtgtaactacaggcacaagggacataacatcttagttcccaaggttggtggcgcattgacgatgtaaggaatagttaatatttcttacagcgtcattgtctatgggtgatggtgaccacttaccatcaggtggccaatatgctcgtccaccaacctataccataacaaaaaaaaggacataggacTTAACCACGAAGAAGCCACCGACGacaactagtataaaataaattaagtctaCACGATCttaacttacttttaattatttgtattttttttattgcatcatTAACACGCGGCATTAATACATGTAATCATGTCATTTACAggtagtttataatatatactataattttaggATAATACAGTATGTATttcatattcaataataataaaaaatattttttacagccgTCTACTTTCTCATGACTGGGATTTACGAGTAGCACTAAAAACATTTGCAAAAGACTGCAAAAACGACAAAATTCATCctgataaatttgaaaatacagaACAGCCAATAGatgaaattgattaattaaaacaatttataacgaGTTTTAAGGagttttatttttgagttaGCCTCCTTATAGGTATATGTTTATGTAGGTACTTACAtatgaagtctggaatccaatgcCATTCCCAAAAACATCGTAATATAAGCTACACCGAGGCGGCCACTCAAAGTCGGATtaaaaggtgtggaggccccggggccacaaagcagtgagggccctagacgaacagaagcgtgaacaccctaataattatattattatgaaattaattagtttttttttatttcaatcaataagctatgaattgtttcgtatttgtatcggtaacttttaaaatattaaatagtaacattattataatttgactatatctcagtatttgttaacttgctgaaaactgtggccccctctcatgtggaggccccctcTCTGCCGCACACCATATAAgtcgtatatattatatttctgtttGTATATACGACGATACTATTAtcagatttttttaagtataattaaagtataaataagtagttaagtgtaaaaattttgtattataaacaaagatatattaaacataaacgTCTGTTACTACacaatattacttaataataaatactaatttattagCAAATGGCATGAAATAAGGTAAATCTAAGGTTTATTTACTTCCTAactataaattagaaaaaaagaaagataaCATTATTATCATTCGTTTGAAATTGGCGCCTCTTCATtagtaataaaatctttatttaattggactttagtgaataaaaataaaggaacAAAAAACAGAAACAGGTTGATTACAATTACAGTATGAGTTAGTCTTAGTACTTCATTGATTAGTCAATATATAATCTGGATTTCGAAGCAGGGTTGCTTGTAATGGCATTTAATTCCAATATAAACCaatttaagtattgttgtttgacgTTAGAGTATTTGAGGAATGGGTGGTTTGGATTTCTACCCAGACGCGCTCTTACAAGGTCCAACTACAAAATGTTGttctgaattaattattaatatttattatataatacaaattaattcaatttgcaAAATGCTTAATGAAGGTTTAGATGAAAATCATTACATAATCTTAACAATGCTTCGTAgaagtataaaaataagatgTTATAATGTTTGGGATggtttaatgtataatattaaggaCAACAATATTCTGCAAAGTAGGTAGCGTAGAGCAGTGTTGCCAACCGTAGGATTTAAATCGTGTTTATACGACCTTTTTTGGCTCTTGTTCAATGTGCGATCGATTAATcgcaatcaaaaaatcaaaatcaaaataaactttattcaagtaggcttttataagcacttttgaatcgtcattttacaattaagtgaagctacaaccggttcggaaagtagattctaccgagaagaaccggcaagaaactcagtagttactcttttttaacatttaaaaaatacaacgtcatgttaattaaatacaattatttaaattaatgtatcctgcctggaagacaACAGGTATTAACAATCTCAAGCAAAACATACGATCTGTTCAAAACGAATACCTATAATCATAATGAAGTAGAAAtagatgacatttttttttatattgtgaaaGAAAAACAACTATAGATTATATGTGTTATGTGGACTCGACTATGTTAATAGGAAACAATGTTCCCGACATTGTTTTGGAAAAATAcgatctttttattaattttaaagtacgaTCTTCCAAAAAAAAAAGCTGGCAGCACTGGCATAGATTTGAAGGCAACACTGCTATTAAACGTCAACACTGAATTTTACAATTGTAATTTGTATGGTATTGAAGTGACATTTtgtcaatttcaaaatatagcaataattaatacatttttctgtgaattcaataaattaaagtcATTTATATTACTCAAGatctaaatgaaaaataaattctaacgATTTtggttaaacaaaaaaatataaaatgtccaATAATTCTATGGGTCAGGCATCTAACATGCCAACAATAGGTGCAATAAATACTCAAGGGATACAATTCGTCAACAATCCGCTTCAGAGCCCACAACTACAAAATACTTCGATACAAGGATCACCTTCACAGCACAGTCCAATGGGTACACAGGCGCAAGTAAGCGGGAAAGTAAATCAAACAGGTGGAGGCGATCAAACAACTCAGGTAAACATAAAAACTTCTACCCACTTATAGAACTAGTCATAATATTTGTGTTTCCTcagttatgatattattatactaaggtcaatttcaaataataaacttaatttgtTTCTCTCATGTTTTTCTGTTACAGAACTAAAatttgcataaataaatatgcattttacataaataacatcatcttatattttgtaatttagaaGTATTGTATAAAAGCTATATTCTTAAGCTttgaaatttatgttatataggtTTTGGAGACATAATAATAAGATTGAATGTTAAAACTTTAAAAGccagttttcatttattatttgctaattattaaaaataatagtaattaataattaaattaataatattattgattaaatgtGACGTTTGCTGTCCAAtccaattatttatgtaaattagacGAAGAAAATTGAGTAATATTGTTTGGATTCGGAAAGTGAGAGCTTATATTCCTGGGGTCATGGTCaaatgtaattgttataaatatacacaGGTAAATATACAAACCCCTAAATGTCTGAACTTGACCAGGGATGATTTACATAAATgttctttattatatagtttatatcatatttatggAAGATATTCTAGATAATCATATtgagtttattttgtaatgccAGCTTCTCAGTAGACCTCGACTACAGGAGTTAGTAAGAGAGGTGGACCCCACTGTTCAATTAGATGAAGAGGTTGAAGAGATGCTCCTTCAGTTGGCCGATGACTTTATTGATACTACCCTAAATGCGGCATGTTCACTTGCAAAACACAGACATGCTCCAACTGTGGAGCTAAAAGATGTACAATTACATTTAGGTAAGCTTTTGTTGACTTGCATTAAGTCATAAGAAAAAGGAAACccattttaactttaaaaatgctAAAACCTAATAATATAAGGATAAGGTTAACTTCCATGCAAGATCAAATTTTTTTGTTGCTGTCGGTacattgaaagaaatattatgaacCAAAAAAGATGGTCCTTCTTTGTAGAGAATGCATCATAAAATCTCAACAAACTAGGTCACCAGGtgctatgtatattatgtattatatgtttttttcttcttttttcatCTTTGATAAATGATGACTAATAAtggtaatgtaaaatatattgcaataaaCACCATAGCCATACcaatttcaatatattcatttaacaaaTGTTGTTGCTATTTGTATTTTTCACAAATCCTTATACTGAAAGAAAAATTGGAAGATTGTAACTTTGTTTTGTGTATCACATATAGGAATTTGAATTCAACGCAATAATGCATCCACTTTTTGGTAAATGATTTTGAGTTGGACTTATCATAACGCAAATTGCATGGAAAAGGTTAGCGTATAATACAATAAtctttaacaataatttcaatattatttattattgcagaGCGACAATGGAACATGTGGATTCCTGGTTTTGGAAACGACGAACTGCGACCATACAAACGGGCAGCAGTCACTGAAGCGCATAAACAAAGAATGGCTCTTATcagaaaaactattaaaaagtaCTAATCAGACTGTCCTTTAAATGATAAGttacatatttcaataaagaaTATCTCAATGTTTTATGGGTAGAAttacttctataataaaacactattttaaaacactcACTTTATTTGATATAACTTGAACATGATTTATCACACAAATAAGTCAAAACacgacaatataataaaaattaagtacttCAAAGTAATCACATTTAAATTGCTTATTAgtgtcataataaaataaattatgaataaaatactgGTAAACATAACCAAAATCACAGTTAAGCCTTACATTTTGATGAATGCATAATTTTGGAATgttaacacatttttaaatgtcaccAATTCTGAATAAATCATACACACAGTATTGCTTGATCATTTTCgccaattaattaaatactgagAGTTCGCTCTTTCTCTTAATACtaggaataaattttaaaatataagcctAGATTTCAATCTAAAGCCAATCTTGTCATGACTATGCACTACTTAACATAGTTATTCTATTACCTAGGTCTACTTTAAATCAATGATTTAAGTGACTGAAGTGACTATTTGATAAATACTCGGTTATTTACCTGCGTTAAAGACCCATACATAACAGAAATGCCAGACAAtcttatctatctattaaataataataaagccctTTTCAAGGTAACTATTACGGCTTTTTCCATTTCACTTAAAAAACCTTGTTGGGTTTCGATCGAACGTgcgatttttatattacaaggCGGGTCAAGATAAATAcctttaagttattaatttttcaaatttataaccataaaattgcttaattatttcttaagtttaaaataaattgcaaaaatggtttaaataaatgctcctatgtaaaaaaaaaaataacaatcaaagaaaaaatatcagGTTCCACCGAGATTTGAACTCGGATCGCTGGATTCAAAGTCCAGAGTGCTAACCATTACACCATGGAACCGATATTTGTTAGCTCCAAATTTCCGAATACTTtctgtttgattttatttttgaaagatttattaatattaagttaaaaacaaTTGAGTAAATAAGCTACATCGGAAATTTCCATCActtatgaaaacattttctCAGTACAATTTgagaaaatttttaaatatttgaaatgtttaaatCCGGAGCACGCTGAACTTTatgaatcataataatattattatacatgtgTACTTTTTGTTCTAAACTTGAGATTTTGtatacaaaactatatttacGGAAACTTCAAacgttataaatttgaataaaaatgtttttgtgtgAATCAAAATACTGCGTATATTTATGTTATGCGCATTATTTAACTAGTAATTTATTCGTTGTATACGCATTTATAGTTTATACTATAGTATGTATGagtgataaataatttttttagttgACTAATTATTAAGTATCTATCAAAGTTTGACATTAATTGATAACGATCGTAATTGTGATGAACAATCagcattaaatttgtatttatcctACCTAGTAGCTTTATCGAGAGCAAGCATTATTATTAAGCCATTTTATTTCTCTCAAGCAAGTTTAATCGACTTTTCTTCATGTACGGGTCTTTCCCGCGTATTTTTAATGTGCACAGGCAGTTTCTTTACTGTCAGGGATGTAGAGGTGATCAGAAGGGTCCAACTTCTGCCAGTGTAAAAACTTCGATTTAATTGTCACGGGCTCCTGGAAACATTAATAAGATttgattacacattgaaaaaataacaaaaagtaaacaTACTTTCAATAaactgaaaattatattacagtAATTTTTTATGCTCTACCAATGTATAATTCCGAATATTCGCTGTAGCACATAAGCGTAGTATAGAATAAAGTAAAACGAATTCACTaagattaaagtaaatattcacTTGAATGTATTCCCTTACAAAACAATACAATCAGCTTTGAAACCATACGAGTATTATGGAAATATAactcgtattttattataatttggctGAATAACTATCATCTATTCTTTTACTCACACAATTCACACAATATTAGCCTTAAGATAAAGATGACTCAGGTAAATCACTTAGCTTTACTCTAATGAGTTTATTAGTGGATCAAGTATACAGGACTTGGTGGCAAGGCTTTGAGTAAGCCCACCTTGTCACGTACCACCAACTCAGTTAAAATTTAACGCCAAACATCGAAGCTAT
The genomic region above belongs to Vanessa cardui chromosome 21, ilVanCard2.1, whole genome shotgun sequence and contains:
- the LOC124539024 gene encoding transcription initiation factor TFIID subunit 12, whose amino-acid sequence is MSNNSMGQASNMPTIGAINTQGIQFVNNPLQSPQLQNTSIQGSPSQHSPMGTQAQVSGKVNQTGGGDQTTQLLSRPRLQELVREVDPTVQLDEEVEEMLLQLADDFIDTTLNAACSLAKHRHAPTVELKDVQLHLERQWNMWIPGFGNDELRPYKRAAVTEAHKQRMALIRKTIKKY